A region of Haliotis asinina isolate JCU_RB_2024 chromosome 9, JCU_Hal_asi_v2, whole genome shotgun sequence DNA encodes the following proteins:
- the LOC137295842 gene encoding uncharacterized protein, producing the protein MSQWKSVTFSLDLRSSAALQRQFLREVNRYPALHGGPLLLQAINRYERFWLPLAAKYPKEQLAAPLDIEWVWHCHMLAPLKYQKDSHAIAGCIVDHKLMSSSERKSSMSKSQQHWRQMYPSEPFEVDLGGSVVDPKLQEPVMSSYDLVDAVSRQKVFFYQISLPHYHDQKYLDICQERYKKFIYLKQMNPGKFIVPCYDIDLVWHTHQLHPLLYKKDSEALLGKTFNHDDTVTDRSVGSKLYNSDMETRDLWRATFNEGFAMYGAMYRGNPPDGKLYSMAKAELFTVSTKSALLKVESVKLSGLPSTVKKYKLKISAAADNKEMQTLASLKSPNQEWKDKNLVNYKFETKSTNCLKFRLEERTGFACFGSQMTLGETKYPMLPHIETGGPTATPLNVNLDLGNNQLTVNFKGTLSPPVSGPCLLFLSSGRYDNCIMPENVESMWGPVALPPIKSGEENRCEVASHQLVNHTQQLVFTVRVIHSLPLLTSAIQVFYHDKMAAVAHLVGSDQIPLPTQVKHPDKCITINPRSGERAILIKNNEGDWGIVKGRWGGYRKGVPGVKGTRHHRGKRGIPGCPGYLTFKFYDLLHGSSKEIQLTDYLNQKFSFKFGSLFMDLKQGYVRVEEDTSQIPEHIALAFSISLLHVLCQPRPSDWKPGDPVQKQVSRGTQSVQYIPSNDMAFIMAAGFITMTPSNHYIYHTYGINACAGCGGGGMGDIGGVDTGVVDVDAGAGMDGGDIGCGDAGDTGGCGGCGGCGGCGGGGGGCGGGDGGGCGGGCGGGCGGGCGGGCGG; encoded by the exons atgtctcagtGGAAATCTGTGACCTTCTCGTTGGACCTGCGGTCATCTGCTGCCCTTCAGCGACAGTTTCTCAGGGAGGTCAATCGCTACCCTGCCCTTCATGGGGGCCCACTCCTCCTGCAGGCCATCAACAGATATGAAAGATTCTGGCTTCCTCTTGCTGCTAAATACCCCAAAGAACAACTGGCAGCACCCTTGGATATAGAATGGGTGTGGCACTGTCACATGTTGGCGCCTCTGAAGTACCAGAAGGACTCCCACGCAATTGCTGGATGTATTGTGGACCACAAGCTCATGAGTTCATCTGAAAGAAAGTCCTCGATGTCAAAGTCGCAGCAACACTGGAGACAGATGTATCCATCAGAGCCTTTTGAGGTTGACTTGGGTGGTTCTGTGGTGGATCCCAAGCTTCAAGAACCAGTGATGTCTTCTTACGACCTTGTTGATGCTGTGTCCAGACAGAAAGTCTTCTTCTATCAAATCTCTCTTCCTCATTACCATGACCAGAAGTATTTGGATATTTGTCAGGAGCGATACAAGAAGTTTATCTATTTGAAGCAAATGAACCCTGGCAAGTTCATCGTCCCATGCTATGACATCGACTTGGTCTGGCATACCCATCAGCTGCACCCTCTGCTCTATAAGAAGGACAGTGAAGCACTTCTGGGGAAGACTTTCAACCACGATGATACTGTCACTGATCGTTCTGTCGGCTCCAAGCTGTACAACTCAGACATGGAAACACGGGATCTTTGGCGGGCCACCTTTAATGAAGGCTTTGCTATGTATGGCGCAATGTACAGGGGAAATCCACCAGATGGAAAGCTCTACAGCATGGCGAAGGCAGAGCTGTTCACTGTCTCTACAAAGTCAGCTTTATTGAAAGTGGAGTCAGTCAAGTTATCTGGCCTGCCATCTACTGTGAAGAAGTATAAGTTGAAGATATCTGCTGCTGCAGACAACAAGGAAATGCAGACTCTGGCCTCACTGAAGAGCCCCAACCAGGAATGGAAAGACAAGAATCTCGTAAACTACAAGTTTGAGACAAAGTCAACCAACTGCCTAAAATTTCGCCTGGAAGAAAGGACAGGTTTTGCTTGCTTTGGCAGTCAGATGACCTTGGGAGAAACTAAGTACCCGATGCTCCCACATATTGAAACTGGAGGACCAACTGCAACACCTTTGAATGTCAATCTTGACCTTGGGAACAATCAACTAACAGTGAACTTCAAGGGAACCCTTTCTCCACCAGTATCAGGACCATGCTTGCTGTTCCTTTCCTCTGGTCGCTATGACAACTGCATCATGCCTGAGAATGTGGAATCAATGTGGGGACCAGTTGCTCTCCCGCCGATCAAGTCTGGGGAGGAAAACAGATGTGAAGTTGCTTCTCATCA GCTGGTGAACCACACCCAGCAGCTGGTGTTCACAGTGCGAGTCATCCACAGTCTTCCACTGCTCACGTCTGCCATCCAGGTCTTCTATCATGACAAGATGGCTGCTGTGGCCCATCTGGTGGGCTCAGACCAGATACCTCTACCAACCCAA GTAAAACATCCTGACAAGTGTATCACAATCAACCCTCGGTCAGGGGAGAGAGCCATCCTCATCAAGAACAATGAAGGAGACTGGGGCATCGTGAAAGGTCGCTGGGGAGGATACAGGAAGGGAGTGCCAGGGGTCAAAG GCACCAGACATCATCGTGGAAAGCGTGGCATACCTGGATGTCCTGGCTACTTGACCTTCAAATTCTACGATCTTCTCCATGGATCTTCGAAGGAAATCCAACTTACAGATTACCTGAACCAGAAGTTCTCCTTCAAGTTCGGGTCCCTGTTCATGGATCTGAAGCAAGGCTATGTTCGTGTTGAAGAAGACACGAGTCAGATCCCAGAGCACATCGCCCTAGCCTTCTCCATCTCCCTTCTACACGTGCTCTGTCAGCCTCGCCCTTCTGACTGGAAGCCGGGTGATCCCGTTCAGAAGCAAGTCTCGAGGGGAACGCAGTCTGTGCAGTACATCCCATCGAATGATATGGCCTTCATCATGGCTGCTGGCTTCATCACCATGACGCCATCCAACCACTACATCTACCACACCTACGGCATCAACGCCTGTGCTGGATGCGGTGGGGGTGGGATGGGTGACATTGGTGGGGTAGACACTGGGGTTGTTGATGTGGATGCTGGGGCAGGCATGGATGGCGGGGATATAGGATGTGGGGATGCTGGGGATACCGGTGGGTGCGGTGGATGTGGAGGGTGTGGTGGATGTGGGggaggaggtggtggatgtggaggtggtgatggtggtggatgTGGAGGTGGGTGTGGCGGTGGGTGTGGAGGAGGGTGTGGAGGAGGATGTGGAGGCTAA